From Desulfurispora thermophila DSM 16022, a single genomic window includes:
- a CDS encoding CpaF family protein, with protein sequence MEFGADFFQGEVNLNHLLSKDDHLPNRRVVRLSDVRSSGSDYESGEASEAGAASNDWQNSGGTAGCEELKTHCPDMQDCHELMQSLCSSFDLGSYIYGKETPGQKKVVGLVNEETVNSVRKYLLDHHSQLFSRSVLDPSVRPVVKEKIDEFVRINEIRSASLSLEDLVEKLVQEICGLGVLDPLLQDDSITDILVYGPEEVYIIRHGRTEKADCKFRDNDHIMTVIRKVLNAASESATKAKPVVDARLPDCRVNVVIEPIARGGNTIIIRKFPPTNLNEEKLVSSGQMSEEMLRFFKVVMAGSVNGVVCGPTGSGKTTLLKELVRYMPDKDRIMTIEDTEEMRLKKLYPHKIIDSLECRSTGKTETTVDMEVLLKAALRRTPQRIIPGEVRGPEAMVMLEILNTGHFGFTTLHAKNARDAISRILLMITRGSSKLNEDAIGKLIASTIDIVIFQRRLRDGKFRILEVAEVRDYVNKTPVINMLYKFRVTRATRDEIEGVHERCGNISQELAERLNLDGIPWEEIKEFTGEN encoded by the coding sequence ATGGAGTTTGGGGCAGATTTTTTCCAGGGCGAGGTAAACCTTAACCACTTGCTGAGTAAGGATGATCACCTCCCAAACCGCAGAGTGGTCCGGCTTTCCGATGTTCGTAGCTCTGGGAGTGACTATGAAAGCGGAGAAGCAAGTGAGGCCGGTGCTGCCAGTAATGATTGGCAGAACAGCGGGGGAACAGCGGGGTGTGAGGAACTGAAAACCCATTGTCCGGACATGCAGGACTGCCACGAGCTAATGCAATCGCTCTGCAGTTCCTTTGACCTGGGCAGTTATATTTACGGCAAAGAAACACCCGGCCAGAAAAAAGTTGTTGGCTTAGTCAATGAAGAAACAGTGAACAGTGTCAGGAAATATCTCCTTGACCATCATTCCCAGCTTTTTTCCAGGTCGGTACTCGACCCGTCTGTCCGTCCTGTTGTAAAAGAGAAAATCGACGAGTTCGTGAGGATAAATGAGATCCGCTCCGCGAGCCTCTCGCTGGAAGACCTGGTGGAAAAACTGGTGCAGGAAATATGTGGCCTGGGTGTACTTGACCCGCTTTTGCAGGATGACAGTATCACCGACATTCTGGTATATGGCCCGGAGGAGGTATATATCATTCGGCACGGCCGAACAGAAAAAGCTGACTGCAAATTCCGGGACAATGACCACATCATGACGGTGATCCGCAAGGTGCTCAACGCGGCCAGTGAGAGTGCCACAAAGGCCAAACCAGTAGTGGACGCTCGGCTGCCTGACTGCCGGGTCAATGTGGTTATCGAACCTATTGCCAGAGGCGGGAACACTATAATTATCCGCAAGTTTCCGCCTACCAACTTAAACGAGGAAAAACTTGTAAGCAGTGGACAGATGAGCGAAGAAATGCTCCGCTTTTTCAAGGTGGTGATGGCCGGCTCCGTCAACGGGGTGGTATGCGGGCCTACCGGCAGCGGCAAGACCACTCTGCTCAAAGAGCTTGTCCGCTACATGCCGGATAAAGACAGGATAATGACAATCGAAGATACAGAAGAAATGCGTCTTAAAAAGCTGTACCCCCACAAAATCATTGACTCCCTGGAGTGCCGCAGTACGGGCAAAACTGAAACAACTGTTGATATGGAAGTGCTCTTGAAAGCAGCACTCCGGCGTACACCACAGCGGATCATTCCCGGCGAGGTGCGTGGCCCGGAAGCTATGGTAATGCTGGAAATCCTTAACACCGGGCATTTCGGCTTCACAACACTGCACGCCAAAAATGCTCGTGATGCAATCAGCAGGATACTATTAATGATTACCCGTGGTTCATCTAAGTTAAATGAGGACGCTATCGGCAAGTTAATAGCCAGCACAATCGACATTGTGATTTTTCAGCGCCGCCTGAGAGACGGGAAATTCAGAATTTTGGAGGTAGCGGAGGTACGGGACTATGTAAACAAAACCCCTGTAATCAATATGCTTTACAAGTTCCGGGTAACCCGCGCTACCAGAGATGAGATAGAGGGTGTGCATGAGCGCTGCGGCAATATCTCACAGGAACTGGCCGAGCGGCTGAATCTGGACGGTATCCCCTGGGAAGAAATCAAGGAATTCACGGGGGAGAATTAA
- a CDS encoding SAF domain-containing protein codes for MAKKLLVLVLSILVTAGFWLGTQLTVKQQLRKAPVVIAARDIPEHTKITADMLAVVNIPVKGVPPGVYQKKEEVVGKCTASGYGIAKNSFIFKAIVKNEEELPEGALLQVKPDEELVAMNIDLQKYLGGNAVTGEKVNLWFIARETKTKVPIVGMFARNIRIVGARDQSAMEIRGTPSEEEAKKDEAQKSGNNTKPRLAKVLLLAFPKNEVKYFFMAQAVGQIYPTGIGEAVQAQEGTITQTSLDESRKWLEENTRVLSSETNSAEGQGQTQTTTEAVR; via the coding sequence TTGGCGAAAAAACTGCTGGTGCTTGTATTAAGCATACTGGTTACTGCCGGCTTCTGGCTGGGGACACAGCTAACCGTGAAGCAGCAACTGCGCAAGGCCCCAGTGGTAATTGCAGCGCGGGATATTCCCGAGCATACTAAAATAACAGCGGACATGCTGGCCGTGGTCAATATCCCGGTTAAAGGTGTCCCGCCGGGGGTGTACCAGAAGAAAGAGGAAGTGGTGGGGAAATGCACTGCTTCGGGATACGGTATAGCCAAAAACAGCTTTATCTTCAAGGCTATCGTCAAGAACGAGGAAGAACTACCGGAAGGTGCGCTGCTGCAGGTTAAACCGGATGAAGAACTGGTGGCCATGAACATAGACCTGCAAAAATACCTGGGTGGTAACGCTGTAACGGGCGAAAAAGTAAACCTCTGGTTTATTGCCCGTGAAACAAAAACCAAAGTGCCAATCGTTGGGATGTTCGCCAGGAACATCCGGATTGTGGGCGCCCGCGACCAGTCGGCGATGGAAATAAGAGGTACCCCCAGCGAAGAAGAAGCAAAGAAGGATGAGGCCCAGAAAAGCGGTAATAACACCAAACCGCGCCTGGCCAAAGTTCTGCTGCTGGCTTTCCCGAAAAATGAAGTGAAATACTTCTTCATGGCCCAGGCTGTGGGGCAGATTTACCCAACGGGAATTGGTGAAGCAGTACAGGCACAGGAGGGTACAATAACGCAGACAAGCCTGGATGAATCCCGCAAGTGGCTGGAAGAAAACACTAGAGTGCTGTCATCCGAAACAAATAGCGCAGAGGGGCAGGGGCAAACACAGACAACCACTGAAGCCGTGCGGTAA
- a CDS encoding site-2 protease family protein: MSYIFAFSFHLLVGLYICTVLHELGHALIMKTLGLRIQSIEFGSKTLFQFKIRDCIVKFGVWPEGRCTTATDPVKKTHMLAILGAGIAANLLCIALLYLLMQFAVIPKTIAVPYISANIILVIINTLPVTYFTDGYLFYIVARAIIRNVDVRWLVDHTRMSSGKREKNVGWLIFAIILALTTIGVIIATNFSVF, translated from the coding sequence ATGTCTTACATATTTGCATTTTCCTTTCATCTTTTGGTTGGCCTTTATATCTGCACTGTTCTTCATGAGCTCGGTCATGCGCTCATCATGAAAACGTTGGGGCTGCGTATCCAGTCCATTGAGTTTGGCTCCAAAACTTTGTTCCAATTTAAAATCAGAGACTGTATTGTCAAATTTGGCGTATGGCCGGAAGGAAGGTGCACAACTGCGACAGATCCAGTGAAGAAGACCCATATGCTCGCAATCCTGGGGGCCGGGATTGCAGCCAACTTGCTTTGTATCGCTTTGCTCTATCTGCTCATGCAGTTTGCTGTTATTCCCAAAACTATTGCAGTTCCTTATATCAGTGCTAATATCATTTTGGTAATCATTAATACACTGCCCGTTACCTATTTCACTGATGGGTATCTGTTTTACATTGTCGCTCGTGCTATTATCAGAAACGTGGATGTCCGCTGGCTGGTTGACCATACCAGGATGTCTAGTGGAAAAAGGGAAAAAAATGTGGGATGGCTCATCTTTGCTATCATACTTGCTCTTACTACAATTGGAGTAATTATCGCAACAAATTTCTCTGTTTTTTAG
- a CDS encoding type II secretion system F family protein — MDNIPYTIPVAVFLVNVWAFNVMLSGPEDRDYPAISYLMQLTRKEEAGLKRILKPFMYLAGKMNEGKKQTMAEEIRFAGLNITPEEVLARQVISGLGVFLVAVTVAIALKNKPILVAAPFLGILSYTSPKTKLKKKVKEKKEAIRNELPDFIDTMLLLTEAGFTPYEAIKQSTQYMGGVLGEELREMVIEMEATSDDIGTLQRFAERLGINELRNFVAAMIQASTVDTTKANEIYAQQSQYMREMRAANIRKLTKSVPGKVRKYNFLILVLVLATVFIPLMVTVSRSFNFGF, encoded by the coding sequence ATGGACAATATACCTTACACAATACCGGTCGCCGTATTCCTGGTCAACGTCTGGGCTTTTAATGTGATGCTAAGCGGCCCGGAAGACAGGGACTACCCGGCAATATCATACCTCATGCAGCTGACCAGGAAAGAAGAAGCGGGCCTGAAAAGAATACTCAAACCCTTTATGTATCTTGCTGGTAAGATGAATGAGGGGAAGAAACAAACTATGGCGGAAGAAATCAGGTTCGCCGGTTTGAACATTACCCCTGAAGAAGTCCTCGCCAGACAGGTTATATCAGGGTTGGGCGTTTTCCTGGTAGCAGTAACAGTTGCAATAGCTCTGAAAAACAAGCCGATTCTAGTCGCAGCCCCATTCCTGGGGATACTCAGTTACACGTCGCCCAAAACAAAACTGAAAAAGAAAGTAAAAGAGAAAAAAGAAGCTATCCGCAATGAGTTACCGGACTTTATAGATACTATGCTTTTGCTTACCGAGGCAGGCTTTACTCCCTATGAAGCAATCAAACAATCTACTCAATATATGGGCGGAGTGCTGGGTGAGGAACTGCGGGAGATGGTTATTGAGATGGAAGCCACATCGGATGACATTGGGACGCTTCAGAGATTTGCCGAGCGGCTTGGTATAAACGAACTACGCAACTTCGTGGCAGCCATGATCCAAGCCAGTACGGTTGACACTACAAAAGCCAACGAAATCTATGCCCAGCAATCACAGTACATGCGTGAAATGCGGGCAGCGAACATTCGGAAACTTACCAAATCAGTACCGGGCAAAGTAAGGAAGTACAACTTTCTCATCTTGGTACTGGTGCTGGCTACAGTATTCATACCCCTTATGGTAACGGTATCACGTAGCTTCAATTTCGGGTTTTGA
- a CDS encoding VanW family protein translates to MRNALVLTIVFVLSLSGASLLSRQLAAGVQDRPAGWAKNNTRQIVEQDSCHVTKMLAAVELNKVSMPLANDNGSYNAILAAKHLDGAIIEPGQVFSFNERVGPRTRERGYKEGVSIMQTPEGPQPVPDIGGGVCRTATLLHRLVQESGLKVVEHHSHSLPVAYARPGEDAAVAWPEWDYRFQNTRNKPVMLTSSTKNGQLELVMWAVR, encoded by the coding sequence ATGAGAAATGCACTTGTTCTAACAATAGTCTTTGTTCTTTCACTTTCCGGTGCTTCACTGCTCAGCAGGCAACTTGCGGCCGGGGTGCAGGACAGACCCGCCGGCTGGGCCAAAAACAATACAAGGCAAATTGTGGAACAGGATAGTTGCCACGTAACAAAAATGCTTGCTGCGGTAGAGCTGAACAAAGTCTCAATGCCTCTTGCAAATGATAACGGTAGCTATAACGCAATTCTGGCCGCAAAGCACCTGGACGGGGCAATCATCGAACCCGGCCAGGTGTTTTCTTTTAATGAGCGGGTAGGGCCGCGTACCAGAGAAAGGGGTTACAAGGAAGGGGTATCAATCATGCAGACACCGGAAGGCCCGCAGCCTGTACCCGACATAGGTGGTGGCGTATGCCGCACGGCAACACTGCTGCACAGGCTGGTCCAGGAAAGCGGTCTGAAAGTAGTGGAACACCACAGCCACAGCTTGCCGGTAGCCTACGCCAGACCGGGCGAAGACGCCGCCGTGGCCTGGCCGGAATGGGACTACCGGTTTCAGAACACCCGGAATAAACCTGTAATGCTGACCAGCAGCACGAAAAACGGCCAGCTGGAGCTGGTGATGTGGGCGGTGAGATGA
- a CDS encoding stalk domain-containing protein, giving the protein MKKRIVAAALSLMLVSGLAGCGVKEQAQQVAQDVTGKAGSIAGVVAEQAQIALHKLPFGIGRAEAKVLTPDQTDKVRVAKFWIGKKYYEVDGQRYEMDVAPYVKNNRTMMPVRYVAYALGIPEEDIKYARNDKEDDEMVETKRYAKETYTLKTKYDPRYDTSADVTHGLDYFKILFDNKKYLFMEMAGYPSVVNLDVPPEIIPPGRTMLPFRAVVQALGGLCFWDEKEQSVTIVTWRETPPPTKQTVKKVTVYKGKNYADVVYVDGQQKRVYTEKPAMIHDPRDGGWTLDVIEWFKLWGVPDENILFDPQRGGIAVRAASGEYPCKASGYIYFYQGEIKAWNNFYERSVFSKQAKVFEMFMRDGRLYSGGAAKSAVMWMFGRVSKTDPYSTEMFGLEMPTSD; this is encoded by the coding sequence GTGAAAAAGCGAATTGTTGCCGCTGCGCTCTCGCTCATGCTGGTATCCGGCCTGGCTGGCTGCGGTGTCAAAGAACAGGCGCAGCAGGTTGCCCAGGACGTTACCGGAAAGGCCGGCAGCATTGCCGGCGTAGTTGCCGAGCAGGCGCAAATTGCCCTGCACAAACTGCCCTTCGGCATTGGCCGGGCCGAGGCCAAAGTGCTCACGCCCGACCAGACCGACAAGGTGCGCGTGGCCAAGTTCTGGATTGGCAAAAAATACTACGAAGTGGACGGCCAGCGCTATGAAATGGACGTGGCTCCATATGTAAAGAACAACCGCACCATGATGCCCGTCCGGTACGTCGCCTACGCCCTGGGTATCCCGGAGGAAGACATCAAGTATGCCCGGAATGACAAGGAAGACGATGAAATGGTTGAAACAAAGCGGTATGCTAAAGAAACATATACACTCAAAACAAAATATGACCCCCGTTATGACACTTCTGCGGATGTTACACACGGGCTGGATTACTTCAAGATACTGTTTGACAATAAGAAATACCTGTTTATGGAAATGGCTGGCTATCCTTCAGTCGTAAATCTTGACGTACCCCCAGAAATCATCCCCCCCGGCCGCACCATGCTGCCTTTCCGGGCCGTAGTCCAGGCCCTGGGCGGGCTGTGCTTCTGGGATGAAAAAGAGCAGAGCGTCACCATCGTTACCTGGCGGGAAACGCCGCCGCCCACCAAACAGACCGTGAAGAAAGTCACCGTTTACAAGGGTAAGAATTATGCTGACGTGGTGTATGTGGACGGCCAGCAAAAGCGGGTGTACACCGAAAAGCCGGCCATGATCCACGACCCGCGCGACGGCGGCTGGACACTGGATGTGATTGAATGGTTCAAGCTCTGGGGCGTACCCGATGAAAACATCCTCTTTGACCCGCAGCGGGGCGGCATTGCTGTCCGCGCTGCGTCGGGCGAATATCCCTGCAAAGCCAGCGGGTATATCTACTTCTACCAAGGTGAAATCAAAGCCTGGAACAACTTCTACGAGCGGTCGGTGTTCAGCAAGCAGGCCAAGGTATTTGAAATGTTTATGAGGGACGGAAGGCTTTATTCCGGGGGGGCTGCAAAAAGCGCTGTTATGTGGATGTTTGGCAGAGTATCTAAAACCGACCCGTATTCAACCGAAATGTTTGGACTGGAGATGCCTACCTCAGACTGA
- a CDS encoding fibronectin type III domain-containing protein: MIIKRIFTTLIVLSILVVIAQPIPADAAGIIKVAVSAYGGHELALKNDGTVWAWGDNNLGQLGDGTTTNRYTPVQVLGLSGVTAIAAGYGHSLALKNDGTVWAWGYNSNGQLGDGTTTNRYTPVQVTGLSGVTAIAVGRSHSLALKNDGTVWAWGYNYRGQLGDGTTTNRYTPVQVLGLSGVTAIAAGEMHSLALKNDGTVWAWGYNGFNQLGDNSYTDSTTPVQVTVSSTTKLSGVIAISAGRNFSLALKNDGKVWGWGDKSYNQLGNVAYGNRAEFTGITDMTAIASGYSDSLALKNDGTLWTWGGGNTLTQVSYINGVTAFAVGSGLKLAVKNDGTVWSWYATNGYDAVQINFLNPPAAPSSLTSGVFGKQVTISFAASNGATSYDLQRSTDQVNWVDDQINIAAGTVTQGGTVTITTTAPEWDRKFYYRVRASASGVQSDWSAAVCATIPPAAPTGMTATVSGKQVTLTFPAISGAVSYDIQRSNDQTNWANDQTGIAAGTVTQGGTVTINTTAPNWDRTFYYRVSVVTSNGQSDWSAAVTTKIPPAAPTGLIVSANYKQVTLTFPAVDGATSYDLQRSTDQTNWASDLSGIAAGAVTQGGIVTITTAAPEWDRTFYYRVRVTTSGGQSDWSVAASVAIVPKPVPELVSLNETGNSIQVKAKACSIATTYILKRSEDGQNYVIVKTIPAASLQVENGQVTITDDSITYGKHYYYKLGLVLTGGEETGDSSPLDIVPIPPTPPAPQVVSIDGSPGTSVKITVKRADNATSYIIERSQNNGGSWTEFEQVKTIPQMDADPYGNICLVDDNGVQRLTTYKYRVRVQVNGITGDPSLEKTVTTEYGQINPPTNVQAVWVDNGIKVTWEDDSNVAGYQIFRRTPSDSKFSSLPIATIQPGVREYIDTKVTIATYIYMIKAFYYNLKSDPSSEVTVTGTGPLPAPLGLTASPGSTRVELSWKPVNGAPGYVVEMSLASTTASTTNWQQVTMELNNVADKVTTAVTGLTPGTGYQFRVKCAGHPMSKYTLPVKATTFPPAPEAVSNLVASVEGNTTTLTWDGVAGASRYKVERYIGQTLSRVTFCTSPPFVDTGLKWDTTYTYKVFSMTNILSEQAAEVEITTSPPLSPGPIVNVADVKHDSVTLTWYEVEGAAEYIISRSVDGKVFEQVGTTAETRYTDDGLAPFTTYTYKVRANNSVATIKKVTTLLAPPASLGEVRAEVTATAITLTWDNVEGATSYYAERYLQSAPETVERRLYVRLGETKLVDTSFKTGTGYIYKVYPYNGQNAGEPGDVEVMSPPAKPVVRYTILTASKSVKLTMTCPTPDVTYTIERSTTSYNEGFTEVQAGNNGDFTDTELAPGTYYYRVTAVNADGVKSLPALLIVRIR, translated from the coding sequence TTGATCATTAAACGAATATTTACCACATTAATAGTATTATCAATTCTGGTGGTGATAGCTCAGCCGATTCCAGCAGATGCTGCAGGTATAATCAAAGTGGCAGTGTCAGCTTATGGCGGTCACGAGTTAGCCTTAAAAAATGACGGCACAGTATGGGCTTGGGGGGATAACAACCTTGGTCAGCTGGGTGATGGTACCACTACCAACAGATACACCCCGGTGCAGGTACTGGGTCTTAGTGGAGTGACCGCCATTGCAGCAGGGTATGGTCACTCACTGGCCCTGAAAAATGACGGCACGGTATGGGCTTGGGGGTATAACAGCAATGGTCAGCTGGGTGATGGTACCACTACCAACAGATACACCCCGGTGCAGGTGACAGGTTTAAGTGGCGTGACTGCTATTGCAGTTGGGCGTTCTCACTCACTGGCCCTGAAAAATGACGGCACGGTATGGGCTTGGGGGTATAACTACCGTGGTCAGCTGGGTGATGGTACCACTACCAACAGATACACTCCGGTGCAGGTACTGGGTCTAAGTGGAGTGACCGCTATTGCAGCTGGGGAAATGCACTCACTAGCCCTGAAAAATGACGGTACAGTATGGGCTTGGGGATATAACGGTTTTAATCAGCTGGGTGATAACTCTTATACCGACAGTACCACCCCGGTGCAGGTGACAGTGTCATCTACAACAAAGTTGAGCGGAGTAATCGCTATTTCAGCTGGGCGTAATTTTTCACTTGCCCTTAAAAATGACGGAAAAGTGTGGGGTTGGGGAGATAAAAGCTATAATCAGTTGGGGAATGTTGCTTACGGCAATAGGGCAGAATTTACAGGTATAACTGACATGACTGCTATTGCAAGTGGGTACTCCGACTCACTGGCCCTTAAAAATGACGGTACATTATGGACATGGGGTGGTGGTAATACACTTACGCAGGTGTCATATATAAATGGAGTGACTGCCTTTGCTGTAGGGAGTGGCCTCAAACTAGCTGTTAAAAATGACGGTACAGTATGGTCTTGGTACGCGACTAATGGGTATGACGCTGTACAGATCAACTTTCTAAATCCACCGGCAGCCCCTTCTAGTTTAACTTCAGGAGTATTCGGTAAACAGGTCACAATATCATTTGCCGCATCCAACGGTGCAACAAGTTATGACCTGCAGCGTAGCACCGACCAGGTAAACTGGGTAGATGACCAGATAAATATTGCTGCCGGGACGGTTACCCAGGGAGGTACCGTAACCATCACCACAACCGCGCCGGAATGGGACAGAAAGTTTTACTATCGTGTCAGGGCCAGCGCTTCCGGGGTTCAGTCCGACTGGTCAGCTGCTGTATGTGCCACAATTCCGCCCGCAGCTCCTACTGGTATGACGGCAACAGTATCCGGCAAGCAGGTCACGCTGACGTTTCCGGCAATTAGTGGTGCAGTATCGTATGATATACAGCGCAGTAACGACCAGACGAACTGGGCAAACGACCAGACGGGCATTGCGGCTGGTACAGTTACCCAGGGCGGTACTGTGACGATTAACACGACAGCACCTAACTGGGATAGAACTTTTTATTACCGCGTCAGCGTGGTCACATCAAATGGTCAGTCTGACTGGTCGGCTGCAGTAACAACAAAAATCCCACCAGCCGCTCCCACCGGCCTGATAGTATCAGCAAACTATAAGCAGGTTACGTTAACATTCCCGGCAGTTGATGGAGCAACAAGCTATGATCTGCAGCGCAGCACCGACCAGACTAACTGGGCAAGTGACCTCTCAGGCATAGCAGCCGGTGCTGTTACTCAGGGTGGGATAGTAACAATTACCACAGCAGCACCTGAATGGGACAGGACGTTTTACTATCGAGTCAGGGTTACCACTTCCGGCGGCCAATCCGACTGGTCAGTTGCAGCGTCCGTAGCGATTGTACCCAAGCCTGTACCGGAGCTTGTATCACTGAACGAAACTGGTAACTCCATACAAGTTAAAGCAAAAGCCTGCAGCATAGCAACAACATATATCTTAAAGCGCAGTGAGGATGGTCAGAATTACGTCATTGTGAAAACCATCCCGGCTGCAAGCCTGCAGGTAGAAAATGGTCAGGTAACGATAACTGATGACAGTATCACCTATGGCAAGCACTATTATTACAAGCTCGGGCTGGTATTGACAGGCGGAGAAGAAACCGGCGATTCCAGCCCGCTTGACATCGTGCCCATCCCGCCAACACCACCGGCCCCGCAGGTTGTAAGCATAGACGGTAGCCCGGGCACAAGTGTTAAAATCACTGTCAAAAGAGCGGATAATGCTACCAGCTATATAATTGAGCGGAGCCAGAACAACGGGGGAAGCTGGACGGAATTTGAACAGGTTAAAACAATTCCCCAGATGGATGCCGACCCGTATGGCAACATCTGCCTTGTTGACGACAATGGCGTCCAGCGGTTGACCACCTATAAATACCGTGTCAGGGTACAGGTTAATGGAATCACCGGCGACCCGTCCCTGGAAAAGACGGTCACAACTGAATACGGTCAGATTAATCCGCCGACCAATGTCCAGGCTGTCTGGGTGGATAACGGCATTAAAGTAACGTGGGAAGATGACAGCAACGTTGCCGGGTACCAAATCTTTCGCCGGACTCCGAGTGATAGCAAATTTAGCTCGCTGCCCATTGCTACCATTCAGCCTGGCGTACGGGAGTACATTGATACCAAAGTTACTATAGCTACTTACATTTACATGATCAAGGCTTTCTACTACAACCTGAAATCTGACCCATCAAGTGAGGTAACAGTTACCGGTACCGGGCCTCTCCCGGCTCCATTGGGCCTCACAGCTTCCCCCGGTTCTACCAGGGTGGAGCTTTCCTGGAAGCCGGTTAACGGTGCTCCCGGTTATGTGGTTGAAATGTCGCTGGCTTCCACTACGGCTTCCACTACCAACTGGCAGCAGGTTACCATGGAATTGAACAACGTTGCAGATAAAGTGACCACCGCCGTAACCGGACTTACACCGGGGACGGGCTACCAGTTCCGGGTTAAATGTGCCGGTCACCCAATGAGCAAATATACCCTGCCGGTTAAAGCTACTACGTTCCCGCCGGCACCGGAAGCTGTAAGCAACCTGGTGGCCAGTGTTGAAGGGAACACGACAACCCTGACATGGGACGGTGTGGCCGGTGCAAGCAGGTACAAGGTTGAGCGTTACATTGGCCAGACGCTATCAAGAGTTACATTTTGCACCAGTCCTCCTTTTGTTGATACCGGGCTCAAGTGGGATACCACTTACACCTACAAAGTATTCAGTATGACGAACATCCTGTCCGAACAGGCGGCTGAAGTGGAAATAACAACATCTCCACCGCTTAGCCCTGGCCCCATAGTAAATGTGGCGGATGTTAAGCATGACAGCGTAACCCTGACGTGGTACGAAGTGGAAGGCGCGGCCGAGTATATTATCAGCCGCTCAGTTGATGGCAAGGTATTTGAGCAGGTTGGCACAACGGCAGAAACCAGGTATACTGACGACGGGCTGGCACCTTTTACGACCTATACCTATAAAGTAAGGGCCAACAACAGCGTGGCCACAATAAAAAAGGTGACCACACTGCTTGCCCCGCCTGCATCGCTGGGCGAAGTAAGGGCTGAAGTAACGGCGACCGCTATTACGCTGACCTGGGACAATGTAGAGGGCGCTACCAGCTATTATGCCGAAAGGTACTTGCAGAGCGCTCCGGAAACGGTGGAAAGAAGGCTGTACGTCCGGCTGGGCGAAACAAAGCTGGTGGACACATCATTTAAGACCGGGACTGGCTATATTTACAAGGTTTACCCGTACAATGGCCAGAACGCAGGTGAACCGGGAGATGTGGAAGTAATGTCACCGCCGGCCAAGCCTGTAGTGAGGTATACAATACTGACAGCCAGCAAAAGCGTTAAATTGACGATGACCTGCCCCACCCCTGATGTGACATATACCATCGAGCGGAGCACCACATCATACAATGAAGGCTTTACAGAAGTGCAGGCAGGCAACAATGGCGATTTTACCGACACCGAGCTGGCCCCAGGGACGTACTACTACAGAGTTACGGCTGTCAATGCGGACGGAGTCAAATCTTTACCGGCCTTGTTGATAGTCCGCATAAGGTAA
- a CDS encoding DUF4320 family protein, whose amino-acid sequence MLNAARVPKTVPKTRPGSATFEFVLFSILFAFLIVAGPDMVCIAKNFYAAHRAATYIVEQGAITGEIEQSVYDSAVNYLKRTSAGVRDWTITRNTGRYAWGMRMECLVVGKYEIISLRIFGVKKEITIVARKVGASQLYVR is encoded by the coding sequence ATGCTTAATGCTGCAAGGGTGCCAAAAACGGTGCCAAAAACCAGGCCGGGAAGCGCAACTTTTGAATTTGTCTTGTTTTCAATACTGTTTGCTTTTCTTATAGTTGCCGGCCCCGACATGGTATGCATAGCCAAAAACTTCTACGCCGCACACCGGGCAGCAACCTATATTGTGGAACAGGGAGCGATTACCGGAGAAATAGAACAGAGCGTATATGACAGTGCCGTAAACTACCTCAAGAGAACATCTGCTGGAGTCAGGGACTGGACAATAACCCGCAATACCGGACGGTATGCCTGGGGGATGAGGATGGAGTGCCTGGTGGTAGGGAAGTACGAAATAATCTCCTTGAGGATATTTGGCGTCAAGAAGGAAATCACAATCGTGGCCAGGAAGGTGGGTGCTTCACAGCTCTATGTCAGGTAG